From the Chloroflexus aurantiacus J-10-fl genome, one window contains:
- the groL gene encoding chaperonin GroEL (60 kDa chaperone family; promotes refolding of misfolded polypeptides especially under stressful conditions; forms two stacked rings of heptamers to form a barrel-shaped 14mer; ends can be capped by GroES; misfolded proteins enter the barrel where they are refolded when GroES binds): MAKQLIFDQQARTALKHGIDTLALAVKTTLGPRGRNVALDKKWGAPTVTHDGVSVAKEIELKDPFANLGVQLLKQAAVKTNDVAGDGTTTATVLAQAIINEGLKLVAAGANPMLLKRGLDKGGQALVARIKEQAITLKTRDEIRNVATISAQDAEVGELLATVMDKIGRDGVVTVEEGKSTHLEHELVEGMQFDRGYISPYFITDSARMEAVLDEPYILITDKKISAIKDLLPILEAVLSSGKKDLLVIAEDVDGEALATLVVNKLRGTLNALAVKAPGFGDRRKAMLQDIAILTGGTVISEEIGRKLESATLQDLGRARRVKADKDNTVIVEGHGDKQAIQARIAQLKQQIETTTSDYDREKLQERVAKLSGGVAVIKVGAPTEPAMKERKARVEDALNATRAAVEEGIVPGGGVALLNAIPALDNVTTQFEEERMALNVLRRALEEPLRQLATNAGEDGSVVVENVRNEQRKHNNNHYGYDVMTGTYVDLMQAGIIDPAKVVRSALENAISVAGMVLTTEALIVDAPEPKKKNGTPPMPDDDF; encoded by the coding sequence ATGGCGAAGCAACTGATCTTTGATCAGCAAGCTCGTACAGCGCTGAAACACGGTATTGATACGCTGGCTCTGGCTGTCAAGACGACCCTTGGCCCACGTGGCCGCAATGTTGCGCTCGACAAGAAGTGGGGTGCCCCGACGGTAACCCACGATGGTGTGAGCGTTGCCAAAGAGATTGAACTGAAAGATCCGTTTGCCAACCTCGGCGTGCAGTTGCTCAAGCAGGCCGCAGTCAAGACGAATGATGTTGCTGGTGACGGTACGACGACGGCAACCGTTCTGGCCCAGGCCATCATCAACGAAGGCTTGAAGCTGGTTGCAGCCGGTGCCAATCCGATGCTGCTCAAACGCGGCCTCGATAAGGGTGGTCAGGCGCTGGTGGCTCGTATCAAAGAGCAGGCGATTACGCTCAAAACCCGTGATGAGATTCGGAATGTCGCTACCATCTCGGCCCAGGATGCCGAAGTCGGTGAACTGCTGGCTACGGTGATGGACAAGATTGGCCGCGATGGTGTCGTAACGGTTGAAGAAGGGAAGAGCACGCATCTCGAGCACGAGCTGGTCGAAGGTATGCAATTCGACCGCGGCTATATCTCGCCCTACTTCATCACCGACTCTGCCCGCATGGAGGCAGTGCTCGATGAGCCATACATTCTGATCACCGACAAGAAGATCAGCGCGATCAAAGATCTGTTGCCGATCCTCGAGGCAGTGCTGAGCAGCGGGAAGAAGGATCTGCTGGTCATCGCCGAGGATGTTGATGGTGAAGCGCTGGCGACCCTGGTCGTTAACAAGCTGCGTGGCACGCTCAATGCCCTGGCCGTGAAAGCGCCCGGCTTCGGTGATCGGCGCAAAGCCATGCTCCAGGACATTGCTATCCTCACCGGTGGTACCGTCATCTCGGAGGAGATCGGTCGCAAGCTCGAAAGCGCGACCCTGCAAGACCTTGGTCGTGCCCGCCGGGTCAAGGCCGACAAAGATAACACCGTTATCGTTGAAGGTCACGGCGACAAGCAGGCCATTCAGGCCCGGATTGCCCAGCTCAAGCAGCAGATTGAAACCACAACCTCCGATTACGACCGCGAGAAGCTGCAAGAGCGGGTGGCGAAGTTGTCGGGTGGTGTCGCCGTCATTAAGGTTGGCGCACCGACCGAACCGGCCATGAAAGAGCGCAAAGCTCGCGTTGAAGATGCGCTCAACGCAACCAGGGCTGCGGTCGAAGAGGGCATCGTGCCCGGTGGTGGTGTTGCCCTGCTGAATGCGATCCCGGCGCTTGATAATGTCACGACCCAGTTTGAAGAAGAGCGGATGGCGCTCAATGTCTTGCGGCGGGCGCTCGAAGAGCCACTGCGCCAGCTCGCCACCAATGCCGGTGAAGATGGTTCAGTGGTGGTCGAGAATGTTCGCAACGAGCAGCGGAAGCATAACAACAACCACTACGGCTACGATGTGATGACCGGTACCTACGTCGATCTGATGCAGGCCGGCATTATCGACCCGGCGAAGGTAGTGCGCTCCGCTCTCGAAAATGCGATCAGCGTTGCCGGGATGGTGCTGACCACCGAGGCCCTGATCGTCGATGCACCCGAACCGAAGAAGAAGAACGGTACGCCACCGATGCCGGACGATGACTTCTAA
- the efp gene encoding elongation factor P, with protein MAAGTTSDLRNGIVIRYNNDLYQVVEFQHVAPGNWRAFVRMKLKSLTTGKVIEDRVRAGAEIDIVRIERRPMQYLYREGDSFIFMDNDTFDQIPVSADLVGDAVRFMKENETVDLVYDAEKDTIIGVELPIFVNLKVVETTVAVRGDTATNVTKPATLETGAVIEVPAFINEGDVLKIDTRTGEYITRV; from the coding sequence ATGGCTGCCGGAACAACCTCTGATTTGCGCAACGGAATTGTGATTCGTTACAACAACGACCTGTACCAGGTGGTTGAATTTCAGCACGTGGCGCCGGGTAACTGGCGGGCGTTTGTCCGCATGAAGCTTAAGAGCCTGACGACCGGGAAAGTGATTGAAGATCGGGTACGCGCCGGCGCGGAAATCGACATCGTGCGGATCGAGCGACGACCGATGCAGTATCTCTACCGCGAGGGTGATAGCTTCATCTTCATGGATAACGACACCTTCGACCAGATTCCGGTTTCGGCGGATCTGGTTGGTGACGCGGTGCGCTTTATGAAGGAGAACGAGACGGTCGATCTGGTCTACGACGCGGAGAAAGATACGATTATTGGCGTCGAATTGCCGATTTTCGTCAACCTGAAGGTCGTCGAGACGACCGTTGCCGTGCGCGGCGACACTGCGACCAATGTGACCAAGCCGGCGACCCTGGAGACCGGTGCCGTGATTGAAGTGCCGGCATTTATTAACGAAGGTGATGTGTTGAAGATCGACACCCGCACCGGTGAGTATATTACGCGGGTGTAG
- a CDS encoding D-2-hydroxyacid dehydrogenase, whose protein sequence is MKLVLPGLLRDELLPRIAAVAPDATIVWYDRDGQPEAPIDDAEVLLRWFFTSEQLARLVRQMPALRWLHIPRAGVDGSLIPEVLERDIIVTNSAGVHAIPISEFVMLFALSHVKQALHLHQLQAAHRWRDQDLQLRELAGSTMLIIGLGQIGQAIAERASAFGMRVWGSRRTPRPTPGVERVVGEGEWRSLLPAADFVVIATPLTPATRHMFGRAELALMKPDAYLINIARGEIIDEAALIEALRERRIAGAGLDVFAQEPLPPDSPFWTLPNVFVTPHVSWSSPHIRSRTLDLFATNLRAFLQQQPMINVVDKQAGY, encoded by the coding sequence ATGAAGCTTGTCTTGCCGGGCCTGCTACGTGATGAACTTCTCCCGCGCATTGCTGCGGTTGCCCCCGATGCCACAATCGTCTGGTACGACCGTGATGGTCAACCAGAAGCCCCTATCGACGATGCCGAGGTCCTTCTACGCTGGTTTTTTACCAGTGAACAACTGGCACGTCTGGTGCGACAGATGCCGGCGTTGCGCTGGCTGCACATTCCCCGTGCCGGCGTAGACGGCTCGCTCATTCCCGAAGTGCTGGAACGTGATATTATCGTGACCAATTCAGCCGGCGTGCATGCCATCCCGATCAGCGAGTTTGTCATGCTCTTTGCCCTGAGTCATGTCAAACAGGCCCTTCATCTGCACCAGTTGCAGGCTGCCCATCGCTGGCGCGACCAGGACCTGCAATTGCGAGAGCTGGCCGGCAGCACGATGCTGATCATCGGCCTGGGCCAGATCGGACAGGCCATTGCCGAACGTGCCAGTGCCTTCGGGATGCGGGTATGGGGATCGCGCCGCACCCCACGCCCAACCCCAGGCGTCGAGCGCGTTGTTGGTGAGGGTGAATGGCGATCATTACTTCCGGCAGCCGATTTTGTTGTCATTGCCACCCCGCTCACACCGGCAACACGCCACATGTTTGGCAGAGCAGAGCTGGCGCTGATGAAGCCTGATGCCTATCTGATCAACATTGCCCGCGGTGAAATCATCGACGAAGCAGCATTGATTGAGGCGCTGCGCGAACGGCGGATTGCCGGTGCCGGCCTCGATGTGTTTGCGCAGGAACCACTACCCCCGGATAGCCCGTTCTGGACGCTACCGAACGTCTTTGTTACTCCTCACGTATCCTGGAGTTCGCCGCACATCCGGTCGCGTACCCTTGATCTCTTCGCTACCAATCTACGAGCGTTTCTCCAACAACAGCCAATGATCAATGTTGTGGACAAACAGGCCGGGTATTAG
- a CDS encoding PLP-dependent aminotransferase family protein: MTSTTDRLEALFASRVRDVVPPLFGAAGEPVRPLISLSYGLADPILFPRAELMAAAAEVLAYEAAESLNYAMSYPGLTDQIVARLQAEGVAAQPEHVLVGYGSGQILALLPEIFVEPGDIVIIEAPSFLGAVRRFVQSGARLISIPVDEEGMNVEMLADTLRDLAANGQRPKFIYTIPTFHNPTGVTMTLPRRRQLVDLAAEYGVPVVEDDAYIDLRFAGEPLPSLAALDQDGWVIRVGTYSKILAPGLRIGWVHARREIIDRLLMVKAEGTTGPFITRLVARFCADGRLERHIATLRQHYAVKCATMAAAIRRHFPAEASFVMPAGGFFIWVQLPKGVSARALLEASRARGAEFLAGTACFVERERGDNAMRLAFSFQSSERIEEAIAIIGSAFADL; the protein is encoded by the coding sequence ATGACCTCAACGACCGACCGCCTCGAAGCACTCTTCGCCAGCCGGGTGCGCGATGTAGTGCCGCCCCTGTTTGGTGCTGCCGGTGAACCGGTGCGTCCCCTGATCAGCCTGTCGTATGGGCTGGCCGATCCGATACTCTTTCCCCGTGCCGAGCTGATGGCTGCCGCAGCCGAAGTACTGGCTTACGAAGCTGCCGAGTCACTGAACTATGCGATGTCTTATCCTGGTCTGACCGATCAGATTGTGGCTCGCTTACAGGCTGAAGGTGTGGCCGCCCAACCCGAACATGTCCTGGTTGGCTACGGCTCCGGGCAGATTCTGGCGCTTCTGCCGGAGATATTCGTAGAGCCGGGTGACATCGTAATCATTGAAGCACCCAGCTTTCTCGGTGCAGTGCGGCGTTTTGTTCAGTCGGGTGCGCGTCTGATCAGCATCCCGGTCGATGAGGAAGGTATGAACGTTGAGATGCTGGCCGACACCTTGCGCGACCTGGCGGCAAATGGTCAGCGACCGAAATTTATCTACACCATTCCCACCTTCCACAACCCAACCGGCGTGACCATGACTCTGCCCCGTCGTCGGCAATTGGTTGATCTGGCAGCGGAATACGGGGTACCGGTCGTTGAAGACGATGCCTACATTGATCTCCGCTTCGCTGGCGAACCATTGCCTTCACTGGCTGCCCTTGATCAAGATGGTTGGGTCATTCGGGTGGGTACCTACTCCAAAATCCTGGCTCCTGGTTTACGGATTGGGTGGGTGCATGCCCGCCGCGAGATCATCGACCGCCTGCTGATGGTGAAGGCCGAAGGCACCACCGGCCCCTTCATCACCCGGCTTGTTGCCCGCTTCTGTGCCGATGGTCGCCTCGAACGGCACATCGCCACCCTTCGCCAGCACTACGCAGTCAAGTGTGCAACAATGGCAGCGGCCATTCGGCGCCATTTTCCGGCAGAAGCCAGCTTCGTCATGCCCGCTGGTGGCTTCTTCATCTGGGTCCAGTTGCCAAAGGGGGTAAGTGCCCGTGCCTTACTCGAAGCCTCGCGGGCCCGTGGAGCAGAATTTCTGGCCGGCACCGCCTGCTTCGTCGAACGAGAGCGTGGCGATAATGCAATGCGCCTCGCCTTCAGCTTCCAGAGCAGCGAGCGGATCGAAGAAGCAATCGCGATTATTGGCTCGGCCTTTGCCGATCTCTAG
- a CDS encoding REP-associated tyrosine transposase: MEQDTSMITWHHSPAHLFVPNAFYIVTASTLCHQPLFNSPQKLHILQSTLFEIMQAYNWRLQAWAVFSNHYHFIAQSPEDSSSLKPLIQRFHSQTARAINVLDGSKGRKVWFQYWDTCLTYEQSYLARLNYVHNNPVKHGLVASAEQYPFCSATWFNERAPDALRRKLATIPYDNIDVPEVHCC; encoded by the coding sequence ATGGAACAAGATACCAGCATGATCACGTGGCATCACAGTCCAGCACACCTCTTTGTGCCAAATGCGTTTTACATCGTCACGGCTTCTACGCTATGCCATCAGCCCTTGTTCAACTCACCACAGAAATTGCATATCCTGCAAAGTACTCTCTTCGAGATTATGCAAGCATACAATTGGCGATTACAAGCATGGGCTGTATTCTCCAATCACTACCACTTTATTGCTCAGTCGCCTGAAGATAGCAGCTCGTTAAAGCCCCTTATCCAACGGTTTCATTCTCAAACTGCACGAGCGATTAATGTTTTGGATGGGAGTAAAGGTCGCAAGGTCTGGTTTCAATACTGGGATACTTGTCTAACCTATGAACAAAGTTACCTGGCACGCCTGAATTATGTTCACAACAACCCTGTCAAACACGGGCTAGTCGCGAGTGCCGAGCAGTATCCCTTCTGTTCAGCTACATGGTTTAACGAACGTGCTCCAGATGCATTGCGAAGGAAACTAGCAACGATACCGTATGACAACATCGATGTACCAGAGGTACATTGTTGTTGA
- a CDS encoding cyclic nucleotide-binding/CBS domain-containing protein yields the protein MEKIVAGDVPHPTPTFGPEILRRADGRVYPHGSVGAVMTRAVVAVPAEASLRETSIYMRGRGIHSVIVKPDASGEWGIMTMRDVLKKVVREGRAIDGLTVGDLTSRPLLSVSPDTPITECAALMVERNIRRLAVFENGEPVGIISETDIFSHVAE from the coding sequence ATGGAGAAGATCGTTGCCGGCGATGTGCCGCATCCCACCCCGACCTTCGGCCCGGAGATTCTGCGCCGTGCCGATGGCCGTGTTTACCCGCACGGCAGTGTTGGTGCGGTGATGACACGGGCGGTGGTGGCGGTACCGGCGGAAGCCTCGCTCCGCGAGACATCGATCTATATGCGTGGACGTGGCATCCATTCGGTGATTGTCAAACCCGACGCCAGCGGCGAATGGGGCATTATGACTATGCGTGACGTGTTGAAGAAGGTCGTGCGCGAGGGCCGGGCCATCGATGGTTTGACCGTCGGTGATCTGACGAGCCGGCCATTGCTGAGTGTTAGCCCGGATACGCCGATTACCGAATGCGCAGCGTTGATGGTCGAGCGCAATATTCGCCGGCTGGCGGTATTTGAGAATGGCGAGCCGGTTGGGATTATCTCTGAGACTGACATCTTCAGCCACGTGGCGGAGTAG
- a CDS encoding NADH-quinone oxidoreductase subunit A, which produces MLESYVPVLILFLIAVFIAAFVITLSALLGPRRSTPRKLAPYESGMDPVGPAIRRIPVKFYVVAMLFIVFDIEVVFFYPFALVFRQLGPAGLAAMGVFFLVLLVGFVYEWKKGALRWE; this is translated from the coding sequence ATGCTTGAGTCATATGTTCCGGTACTGATCTTGTTTCTCATCGCTGTTTTCATTGCTGCGTTCGTGATCACGTTGTCTGCCCTGCTCGGCCCGCGTCGCAGCACGCCACGCAAGCTGGCGCCCTACGAGTCGGGTATGGATCCGGTTGGGCCGGCAATCCGACGCATTCCGGTGAAATTTTATGTGGTAGCGATGCTCTTCATCGTCTTCGATATTGAAGTGGTGTTCTTTTACCCGTTCGCACTGGTGTTTCGTCAGCTCGGCCCTGCCGGTCTTGCCGCCATGGGAGTCTTTTTCCTGGTGCTGCTCGTCGGCTTTGTCTATGAATGGAAGAAAGGGGCGTTGCGATGGGAATAG
- a CDS encoding NADH-quinone oxidoreductase subunit B, with product MGIEEKAGNLGIVTTTLETVVNWGRTNAMWPLLFGLACCAIEMMGAQASNYDLSRFGMELNRASPRQADLMIVAGRVSRKMAPVVRRLYDQMPEPKWVIAMGDCAACGGIFNNYAIVQGVDEVVPVDVYVAGCPPRPEALIDGIMMLHQKVMREKISGKKESPIRIDQPLVQVK from the coding sequence ATGGGAATAGAGGAGAAGGCTGGTAATCTTGGGATTGTGACTACAACGCTCGAGACGGTTGTTAATTGGGGCCGGACAAATGCGATGTGGCCCTTGCTTTTTGGTCTAGCTTGCTGTGCCATCGAGATGATGGGCGCGCAGGCGAGCAATTACGACCTCTCGCGCTTTGGCATGGAATTGAACCGCGCTTCGCCCCGCCAGGCCGATCTGATGATTGTTGCCGGGCGTGTGTCGCGGAAGATGGCGCCGGTTGTGCGTCGCCTGTACGATCAGATGCCCGAACCCAAGTGGGTGATTGCGATGGGTGATTGCGCCGCCTGTGGTGGTATCTTTAACAACTACGCCATCGTTCAGGGGGTTGATGAGGTGGTTCCGGTTGATGTCTATGTCGCCGGTTGTCCGCCCCGCCCTGAAGCGTTGATCGACGGCATTATGATGCTGCATCAAAAGGTGATGCGCGAGAAGATCAGTGGCAAGAAGGAATCTCCCATCCGCATTGATCAGCCGCTTGTGCAGGTGAAGTAG
- a CDS encoding NADH-quinone oxidoreductase subunit C, giving the protein MDNQTVLAALRERFAAEILAVNEFRGDLSLTFTPKGYLAAAQFLRDDPDLAYTFLENLCGVDYLGRKPRFEVVAHLTSMRHRHRVCLKVGCDEPEPTVPSLTPLFPTANYQERETFDLLGIRFDGHPSLTRILLPDDWVGHPLRKDHPLGDEEIAFTFNQERIYARKPFVRE; this is encoded by the coding sequence ATGGATAATCAAACGGTGCTTGCTGCATTACGTGAACGGTTTGCGGCCGAGATTCTGGCTGTCAATGAGTTTCGCGGCGATCTGAGTCTGACCTTCACGCCCAAGGGCTATCTGGCTGCGGCTCAGTTTTTGCGCGATGACCCTGATCTTGCCTATACGTTCCTGGAAAATCTTTGCGGGGTTGATTACCTCGGACGCAAGCCGCGCTTTGAAGTGGTCGCGCATCTGACCAGTATGCGCCATCGTCATCGTGTGTGTTTGAAAGTCGGTTGTGATGAGCCTGAACCAACGGTGCCGTCGCTGACGCCACTCTTCCCGACGGCCAATTATCAGGAACGCGAGACGTTCGATCTGCTTGGCATCCGGTTTGACGGCCATCCGTCGCTGACCCGCATTTTGTTGCCGGACGATTGGGTCGGCCATCCGCTCCGCAAGGATCATCCGCTTGGCGATGAAGAGATTGCGTTTACGTTCAATCAGGAACGTATTTACGCTCGTAAGCCGTTCGTGAGGGAGTAG
- the nuoD gene encoding NADH dehydrogenase (quinone) subunit D: protein MTEPITVPTPQQIIEPAVAGRTETMVLNMGPHHPSTHGVLRLVLELDGEVVVNVAPDVGYLHTGIEKTMESKTYQKAVVLTDRMDYLAPLSNNLCYALAVEKLLDVEIPERAQIARVLLTELQRISSHLVWLGTHALDLAAMSVFLYAFREREQILDIFELVSGARMMTSYFRIGGLAYDLPSDFIPTVEQFLAVMPSRIDEYEDLLTANPLWLERTVGVGVIDAQSAIALGLTGANLRATGVAYDVRKAMPYSGYETYSFEIPVGKNGDIYDRYRVRIAEMRQSVKIVQQATERLRELGPGPVVTSNRKVAPPPKREITESMESLIHHFKLWTEGFKPPRGDAYVSIESPRGILGCYVVSDGSPKPWRVHFRAPSFINLQSLAHMAKGRMVADLVALIASLDPVLGEVDR from the coding sequence ATGACCGAACCGATCACTGTACCCACACCGCAGCAGATCATTGAGCCGGCTGTGGCTGGACGCACCGAGACGATGGTGCTGAATATGGGGCCGCATCATCCCAGTACCCACGGTGTGCTGCGGCTTGTGCTGGAACTTGACGGTGAGGTGGTGGTGAATGTCGCGCCTGACGTTGGCTACCTCCATACCGGCATTGAAAAGACGATGGAGAGCAAGACCTACCAGAAGGCGGTTGTGTTGACCGACCGGATGGACTATCTGGCTCCGCTTTCCAATAATCTGTGTTATGCTCTGGCAGTTGAAAAGCTGCTCGATGTTGAGATTCCAGAGCGTGCTCAGATTGCACGGGTCTTGCTCACCGAGTTGCAACGTATTTCATCGCACCTGGTCTGGCTCGGCACTCACGCCCTCGATCTGGCGGCGATGAGTGTCTTCCTTTACGCTTTCCGCGAGCGCGAGCAGATTCTCGATATTTTTGAGCTGGTCTCTGGGGCGCGCATGATGACCAGCTATTTTCGGATCGGTGGCCTGGCCTACGATCTGCCATCCGATTTTATCCCGACGGTCGAGCAGTTCCTCGCTGTTATGCCATCACGGATTGATGAGTACGAGGATTTGCTCACTGCCAACCCGCTCTGGCTCGAACGAACCGTTGGTGTTGGTGTCATTGATGCGCAATCGGCGATTGCGCTGGGCCTGACCGGTGCCAATCTACGGGCTACCGGCGTTGCGTATGATGTGCGCAAGGCGATGCCCTACAGCGGCTATGAGACCTACTCGTTTGAGATACCGGTTGGCAAGAATGGCGATATTTACGACCGCTATCGAGTGCGTATCGCCGAGATGCGCCAGAGTGTGAAGATTGTGCAGCAGGCGACCGAGCGTTTGCGTGAGTTGGGGCCTGGCCCGGTTGTGACCTCGAATCGAAAGGTTGCCCCACCGCCAAAGCGCGAGATTACCGAGAGCATGGAGTCGCTTATCCATCACTTCAAGTTGTGGACAGAAGGTTTCAAGCCGCCACGGGGTGATGCCTACGTGAGCATCGAGTCGCCGCGTGGTATTCTGGGCTGTTATGTGGTGAGTGATGGTAGCCCGAAACCGTGGCGTGTTCACTTCCGGGCGCCGTCGTTTATCAATTTGCAGAGTCTGGCTCATATGGCGAAGGGCCGGATGGTTGCCGATCTGGTCGCGTTAATTGCCAGCCTCGATCCGGTGTTGGGCGAGGTTGATCGCTAA
- the nuoE gene encoding NADH-quinone oxidoreductase subunit NuoE has translation MTLLETHQAEIEAIVARYASKRSAVLPLLYLAQDTYGYLTDEAIREVATILDLPPTDVYEVVGFYTLFYDRPVGTWVLQVCDDVPCCFCGAEELISALKQALGIREEETTADGMFTLQRVKCLAACDRAPVLQANLDYVYDVTPERVEVLLNNLRARAAEARKRGVSGRFAEDYEFTRDGRLVQIERFSPYRPREFVTEPPVTEVTPPPAVVPEAESGIDRPETRKASPL, from the coding sequence GTGACTCTGCTCGAAACACATCAGGCTGAGATTGAGGCAATCGTGGCGCGCTACGCCAGTAAGCGTAGTGCAGTGTTGCCGTTGCTGTATCTCGCTCAGGATACCTACGGCTATCTGACCGATGAGGCAATTCGGGAAGTGGCGACCATCCTTGATCTGCCGCCAACCGATGTCTACGAGGTGGTTGGCTTTTATACCCTCTTCTATGATCGCCCGGTGGGTACCTGGGTGTTGCAGGTCTGTGATGACGTTCCCTGTTGTTTCTGTGGTGCCGAGGAGTTGATTTCCGCCTTGAAACAGGCGCTCGGCATTCGTGAGGAAGAGACGACTGCCGATGGGATGTTTACCCTCCAGCGCGTCAAGTGTCTGGCGGCATGTGATCGGGCACCGGTGTTGCAGGCCAATCTTGATTATGTGTACGATGTCACTCCCGAACGGGTCGAAGTGTTGCTCAACAACCTGCGCGCACGTGCCGCCGAAGCACGCAAGCGGGGGGTGAGTGGTCGTTTCGCTGAAGATTATGAATTTACCCGTGATGGTCGTCTGGTTCAGATTGAACGGTTTTCACCTTACCGGCCACGTGAGTTTGTGACCGAACCACCGGTCACTGAGGTTACGCCACCGCCGGCGGTGGTACCAGAGGCTGAGTCTGGTATTGATCGCCCGGAAACCCGGAAGGCCTCGCCGCTGTGA
- the nuoF gene encoding NADH-quinone oxidoreductase subunit NuoF: MGLSEHIVMRELDIPDISDFAVYRRHGGWEAYRYALTEKTPADIVQMVKDSGLRGRGGAGFPTGIKWGFLPKGVYPRYLLCNCDESEPGTFNNHQIIDKNPHQLIEGVALSAYAIEANTAYIYMRGEFAAAARTLERAIAQAYEAGFLGKNIFGTGFDLDIYVHRGAGAYICGEETALMESLEGKIGQPRLKPPFPAVAGLYGKPTIINNVETLANVPRIVEKGVAWYRSHGTEKSPGTKCFSLSGHVNRPGNYELPFGVPLRELIESPEYGGGMKGGRPVKIIIPGGASAPWLTADHLDVPLDYESVAAAGSMLGSGAVIVLNDTVSAPHVAYKMDEFFKHESCGKCTPCREGTHWLVRTLHRMVEEGHATAADIDTLHSIYRQMAGNCFCLLGESAVMPIKSALQLFPHEFEALVKRSSSRNGHHIPLAVHR; encoded by the coding sequence ATGGGGCTGAGTGAACATATTGTGATGCGGGAACTCGATATTCCCGACATTTCCGACTTTGCCGTTTATCGCCGTCATGGTGGGTGGGAAGCTTATCGCTACGCTCTGACCGAGAAGACTCCAGCCGATATTGTACAGATGGTGAAGGACTCCGGTCTGCGTGGTCGCGGTGGGGCCGGCTTTCCCACCGGGATAAAGTGGGGTTTCCTGCCCAAAGGTGTCTACCCGCGTTATCTGCTCTGCAATTGCGATGAGTCTGAACCAGGGACGTTCAACAATCATCAGATTATTGATAAAAATCCCCATCAATTAATTGAAGGGGTAGCATTGTCGGCCTATGCGATTGAGGCTAACACTGCCTATATCTACATGCGCGGTGAATTTGCCGCTGCTGCCCGCACCCTGGAACGGGCCATTGCCCAGGCCTACGAAGCCGGTTTTCTAGGCAAAAATATCTTTGGCACGGGGTTTGATCTCGATATTTACGTGCATCGCGGTGCCGGCGCCTACATCTGTGGCGAAGAGACGGCTCTGATGGAGTCGCTGGAGGGCAAGATTGGTCAGCCGCGTCTGAAACCGCCCTTCCCAGCGGTTGCCGGTCTGTATGGCAAACCGACGATTATCAACAATGTTGAGACGCTGGCCAATGTGCCGCGGATCGTCGAGAAGGGGGTGGCCTGGTACCGTTCGCATGGCACCGAAAAGAGTCCCGGTACCAAGTGCTTCTCACTCAGCGGCCATGTCAACCGCCCGGGAAACTATGAATTACCGTTTGGCGTTCCGCTCCGCGAGCTGATCGAGTCGCCGGAGTACGGCGGTGGGATGAAGGGCGGCCGTCCGGTAAAGATTATCATTCCCGGTGGTGCTTCTGCGCCATGGTTGACCGCCGATCATCTCGATGTGCCGCTCGATTACGAAAGTGTCGCGGCTGCCGGTTCGATGCTCGGTTCAGGTGCTGTGATCGTCCTGAACGATACCGTTTCGGCACCGCATGTCGCGTATAAAATGGACGAGTTCTTCAAGCACGAGAGCTGCGGCAAGTGTACGCCGTGCCGTGAAGGTACCCATTGGCTGGTCCGCACGCTCCACCGTATGGTCGAAGAGGGGCATGCCACCGCTGCCGATATTGATACCCTGCACAGCATTTATCGCCAGATGGCCGGTAATTGCTTCTGCCTGCTCGGCGAGAGTGCAGTTATGCCGATCAAGAGTGCATTGCAGCTCTTCCCCCACGAGTTTGAAGCACTGGTCAAGCGGAGTAGCAGCCGTAACGGTCATCATATTCCGCTCGCCGTCCATCGCTAG